One Coffea arabica cultivar ET-39 chromosome 5e, Coffea Arabica ET-39 HiFi, whole genome shotgun sequence DNA segment encodes these proteins:
- the LOC113687480 gene encoding uncharacterized protein, with protein MALPRRSKRNLKICCGASAIGLIILVVVSVTLVFTVFKPKDPLIKPLPAKLENVQFQLFPTLSLNATMGINATIYNRNYGGFQFKNSTTFVDYRGMNIAAIPLEEGSVPARGKLNISTIANITAEKLVTSPYFWQDFGSGRLNFTSTANLHGKAVVLNVFKFDAKVFSTCDISVQVLSQEVDVDCTAKLKL; from the coding sequence ATGGCTCTACCAAGAAGATCAAAGAGAAACCTCAAAATTTGCTGTGGTGCTTCAGCAATAGGTCTCATCATTCTTGTAGTTGTTTCTGTCACACTAGTTTTTACTGTTTTCAAGCCTAAAGATCCCTTGATCAAACCCTTACCAGCAAAGCTAGAAAACGTTCAATTTCAATTGTTTCCAACCCTAAGCCTAAATGCAACAATGGGAATAAACGCCACCATTTACAATCGAAATTATGGAGGATTTCAGTTCAAGAACTCCACAACTTTTGTTGATTACCGTGGGATGAATATCGCTGCAATCCCGCTTGAAGAAGGAAGTGTTCCAGCAAGGGGAAAGCTTAATATTAGCACCATTGCTAATATTACTGCAGAAAAGCTGGTTACAAGTCCATATTTTTGGCAAGATTTTGGTTCTGGGCGTTTGAACTTTACATCAACTGCAAATTTGCATGGTAAAGCGGTTGTGCTGAACGTTTTCAAGTTTGATGCAAAGGTCTTTAGCACTTGTGACATTTCTGTTCAAGTTCTCAGTCAAGAAGTTGATGTCGATTGCACTGCCAAACTCAAGCTATAA